In Anabas testudineus chromosome 12, fAnaTes1.2, whole genome shotgun sequence, one genomic interval encodes:
- the pabpc4 gene encoding polyadenylate-binding protein 4 isoform X2: MNTATGSYPMASLYVGDLHPDITEAMLYEKFSPAGPVLSIRVCRDMITRRSLGYAYVNFSQPADAERALDTMNFDVVKGKPIRIMWSQRDPSLRKSGVGNVFIKNLDKSIDNKALYDTFSAFGNILSCKVVCDENGSKGYAFVHFETQDAADRAIEKMNGMLLNDRKVFVGRFKSRKEREAELGAKAKEFTNVYIKNFGDDMDDDRLKEIFDKYGKTLSVKVMTDPTGKSRGFGFVSYEKHEDANKAVEDMNGTELNGKTVFVGRAQKKMERQAELKRKFELLKQERISRYQGVNLYIKNLDDTIDDEKLRKEFSPFGSITSAKVMLEEGRSKGFGFVCFSSPEEATKAVTEMNGRIVGSKPLYVALAQRKEERKAHLTNQYMQRIAGMRAMPANAIINQFQPTSGYFMPAVPQAQNRTTYYAPNQMAQMRPNPRWQQQGGRGQGGFQGIPSSLRQPGPRSNLRHMTPSSTQGPRATGQSMAPRPSVGVPGPRAMPPYKYATGVRNPNPPVVQPIALQQAQPAVHVQGQEPLTASMLAAAPPQEQKQMLGERLFPLIQAMHANLAGKITGMLLEIDNSELLHMLESHESLRSKVEEAVAVLQAHQAKKDATQKVGSMATTAAAATS; the protein is encoded by the exons ATGAACACAGCGACGGGGAGTTATCCGATGGCTTCTCTCTACGTTGGCGACCTGCACCCCGATATCACGGAAGCTATGCTGTATGAGAAATTCAGCCCAGCCGGACCGGTGCTCTCCATTCGGGTCTGCCGAGACATGATCACCCGGCGATCCTTGGGTTACGCGTACGTGAACTTCTCCCAGCCTGCTGACG CTGAAAGAGCCCTGGACACCATGAACTTTGATGTGGTGAAAGGGAAGCCAATCAGAATCATGTGGTCCCAAAGAGACCCCTCCCTCAGGAAGTCCGGCGTGGGCAACGTGTTCATCAAGAACCTCGACAAGTCCATTGACAACAAAGCCCTTTACGACACCTTCTCCGCCTTTGGCAACATCCTCTCCTGTAAG GTGGTGTGTGATGAAAACGGCTCCAAGGGCTACGCATTTGTCCACTTCGAGACCCAAGATGCTGCTGACCGTGCCATTGAGAAGATGAACGGCATGCTCCTGAATGACCGCAAGGT GTTTGTGGGTCGTTTCAAATCTCGCAAGGAGCGGGAGGCTGAGCTGGGCGCAAAGGCCAAGGAGTTTACCAATGTCTACATCAAGAACTTCGGGGACGATATGGACGATGATCGGCTGAAGGAGATTTTTGACAAATATG GTAAAACACTCAGCGTGAAAGTGATGACAGACCCCACTGGCAAATCCAGAGGCTTTGGATTTGTTAGTTATGAGAAGCATGAAGATGCCAACAAG GCTGTAGAGGACATGAATGGCACCGAACTCAATGGCAAGACCGTGTTCGTGGGCCGAGCTCAGAAGAAGATGGAGCGGCAGGCGGAGCTGAAGAGGAAGTTTGAGCTATTGAAACAAGAAAGGATCAGTCGCTATCAG GGTGTTAATCTTTACATTAAGAACCTGGATGACACAATAGATGATGAGAAGCTGCGTAAGGAGTTCTCTCCATTCGGATCCATCACAAGTGCTAAG gtGATGCTAGAGGAGGGCCGCTCCAAAGGCTTTGGCTTCGTCTGCTTCTCCTCCCCTGAAGAGGCCACCAAGGCAGTGACTGAGATGAACGGACGTATTGTGGGCTCCAAACCCCTCTACGTGGCTCTCGCCCAGCGCAAAGAGGAGCGAAAAGCCCACCTCACCAACCAGTACATGCAGCGTATTGCCGGGATGAGGGCCATGCCGGCTAACGCCATCATTAATCAGTTCCAGCCCACCAGTGGCTACTTCATGCCAGCAGTGCCACAG GCCCAGAATAGGACTACATATTATGCACCCAATCAGATGGCCCAAATGCGACCCAACCCCCGATGGCAGCAACAAGGTGGCAGAGGTCAAG GTGGTTTCCAGGGGATACCAAGCTCACTGCGTCAGCCAGGACCACGTTCAAACTTGAGACACATGACTCCTAGCAGCACACAAGGCCCACGAG CTACTGGACAGTCCATGGCTCCTCGCCCCTCAGTAGGAGTCCCCGGTCCTCGTGCCATGCCTCCTTACAAATATGCTACAGGTGTCCGTAACCCCAACCCCCCAGTGGTGCAACCTATTGCCTTACAGCAG GCTCAGCCAGCTGTACATGTTCAGGGTCAGGAGCCTCTCACAGCTTCAATGCTGGCTGCTGCACCCCCTCAGGAGCAGAAACAAATGCTGG gGGAGCGTCTTTTCCCTCTGATTCAGGCCATGCACGCCAACCTGGCAGGAAAGATAACCGGCATGTTGCTGGAGATCGACAACTCTGAACTGCTCCATATGCTGGAGTCTCACGAGTCTCTGCGTTCAAAG GTGGAAGAAGCCGTTGCCGTACTACAGGCCCACCAGGCAAAGAAGGACGCCACCCAGAAAGTGGGCAGCATGgcaactactgctgctgctgccacatcTTGA
- the pabpc4 gene encoding polyadenylate-binding protein 4 isoform X1, with translation MNTATGSYPMASLYVGDLHPDITEAMLYEKFSPAGPVLSIRVCRDMITRRSLGYAYVNFSQPADAERALDTMNFDVVKGKPIRIMWSQRDPSLRKSGVGNVFIKNLDKSIDNKALYDTFSAFGNILSCKVVCDENGSKGYAFVHFETQDAADRAIEKMNGMLLNDRKVFVGRFKSRKEREAELGAKAKEFTNVYIKNFGDDMDDDRLKEIFDKYGKTLSVKVMTDPTGKSRGFGFVSYEKHEDANKAVEDMNGTELNGKTVFVGRAQKKMERQAELKRKFELLKQERISRYQGVNLYIKNLDDTIDDEKLRKEFSPFGSITSAKVMLEEGRSKGFGFVCFSSPEEATKAVTEMNGRIVGSKPLYVALAQRKEERKAHLTNQYMQRIAGMRAMPANAIINQFQPTSGYFMPAVPQQAQNRTTYYAPNQMAQMRPNPRWQQQGGRGQGGFQGIPSSLRQPGPRSNLRHMTPSSTQGPRATGQSMAPRPSVGVPGPRAMPPYKYATGVRNPNPPVVQPIALQQAQPAVHVQGQEPLTASMLAAAPPQEQKQMLGERLFPLIQAMHANLAGKITGMLLEIDNSELLHMLESHESLRSKVEEAVAVLQAHQAKKDATQKVGSMATTAAAATS, from the exons ATGAACACAGCGACGGGGAGTTATCCGATGGCTTCTCTCTACGTTGGCGACCTGCACCCCGATATCACGGAAGCTATGCTGTATGAGAAATTCAGCCCAGCCGGACCGGTGCTCTCCATTCGGGTCTGCCGAGACATGATCACCCGGCGATCCTTGGGTTACGCGTACGTGAACTTCTCCCAGCCTGCTGACG CTGAAAGAGCCCTGGACACCATGAACTTTGATGTGGTGAAAGGGAAGCCAATCAGAATCATGTGGTCCCAAAGAGACCCCTCCCTCAGGAAGTCCGGCGTGGGCAACGTGTTCATCAAGAACCTCGACAAGTCCATTGACAACAAAGCCCTTTACGACACCTTCTCCGCCTTTGGCAACATCCTCTCCTGTAAG GTGGTGTGTGATGAAAACGGCTCCAAGGGCTACGCATTTGTCCACTTCGAGACCCAAGATGCTGCTGACCGTGCCATTGAGAAGATGAACGGCATGCTCCTGAATGACCGCAAGGT GTTTGTGGGTCGTTTCAAATCTCGCAAGGAGCGGGAGGCTGAGCTGGGCGCAAAGGCCAAGGAGTTTACCAATGTCTACATCAAGAACTTCGGGGACGATATGGACGATGATCGGCTGAAGGAGATTTTTGACAAATATG GTAAAACACTCAGCGTGAAAGTGATGACAGACCCCACTGGCAAATCCAGAGGCTTTGGATTTGTTAGTTATGAGAAGCATGAAGATGCCAACAAG GCTGTAGAGGACATGAATGGCACCGAACTCAATGGCAAGACCGTGTTCGTGGGCCGAGCTCAGAAGAAGATGGAGCGGCAGGCGGAGCTGAAGAGGAAGTTTGAGCTATTGAAACAAGAAAGGATCAGTCGCTATCAG GGTGTTAATCTTTACATTAAGAACCTGGATGACACAATAGATGATGAGAAGCTGCGTAAGGAGTTCTCTCCATTCGGATCCATCACAAGTGCTAAG gtGATGCTAGAGGAGGGCCGCTCCAAAGGCTTTGGCTTCGTCTGCTTCTCCTCCCCTGAAGAGGCCACCAAGGCAGTGACTGAGATGAACGGACGTATTGTGGGCTCCAAACCCCTCTACGTGGCTCTCGCCCAGCGCAAAGAGGAGCGAAAAGCCCACCTCACCAACCAGTACATGCAGCGTATTGCCGGGATGAGGGCCATGCCGGCTAACGCCATCATTAATCAGTTCCAGCCCACCAGTGGCTACTTCATGCCAGCAGTGCCACAG CAGGCCCAGAATAGGACTACATATTATGCACCCAATCAGATGGCCCAAATGCGACCCAACCCCCGATGGCAGCAACAAGGTGGCAGAGGTCAAG GTGGTTTCCAGGGGATACCAAGCTCACTGCGTCAGCCAGGACCACGTTCAAACTTGAGACACATGACTCCTAGCAGCACACAAGGCCCACGAG CTACTGGACAGTCCATGGCTCCTCGCCCCTCAGTAGGAGTCCCCGGTCCTCGTGCCATGCCTCCTTACAAATATGCTACAGGTGTCCGTAACCCCAACCCCCCAGTGGTGCAACCTATTGCCTTACAGCAG GCTCAGCCAGCTGTACATGTTCAGGGTCAGGAGCCTCTCACAGCTTCAATGCTGGCTGCTGCACCCCCTCAGGAGCAGAAACAAATGCTGG gGGAGCGTCTTTTCCCTCTGATTCAGGCCATGCACGCCAACCTGGCAGGAAAGATAACCGGCATGTTGCTGGAGATCGACAACTCTGAACTGCTCCATATGCTGGAGTCTCACGAGTCTCTGCGTTCAAAG GTGGAAGAAGCCGTTGCCGTACTACAGGCCCACCAGGCAAAGAAGGACGCCACCCAGAAAGTGGGCAGCATGgcaactactgctgctgctgccacatcTTGA
- the zpcx gene encoding zona pellucida protein C, with amino-acid sequence MGTIKLFLCIFAGHWITVQSVASQQDATFPRDSPGLFDNQAPLLLEDNFDFKPYDTIFSSWQTGTPDFHMLAELPPMMTGPRVQVFCDRSQLILLVDKRSNGVALTADEIQLGDGCYSNRELSNHFIFVYGYDQCGTTHVMQNGLKMFTNSLHLNLKKRRPTWWQIPATLHISCAPKRSYDDPNYSASPALPENDKSFNIKIMNPSWTSSSESNVYERGQLLNIQVSTQPRPGQQLFIQSCFLSTSPDPQTRSKHAVIMNKGCTASASLHAVVQFVASERADRVNFVLNTSYLISEYYIHCNVLTSDQGVTSGSKSCNYNVIYKRWEELSGDVGVCECCRSKCRGLSGKRLSEDSKATVSTGPLVFVDKYVSEQAVSTSFPITESMQPDVSPKTEDAIVSGASVSRSQFSSPPHGVVVVNQDPVARLTFWLPGQIQDTEHSHNIESQSEDYLIHELKPDYLFELPTADEELLYPPTNEINGLRELKSDPSLWAMSLVDGWPLPPQPDSPVIVEELQRKNRLGRSGRFDTVVQQNDNTPVSAEMDVKDIENDFNQIREELGQMQADAPVANPEATNDAQPMVRSKIQLSKGADGSQTLSYEEEIKSNERKGVIRTCGMHSLNQGSGQKGLYSTFLDLFRRMHNAE; translated from the exons ATGGGCACAATCAAGCTATTTCTTTGCATTTTCGCTGGACATTGGATCACTGTTCAGTCAGTAGCAAGCCAGCAGGATGCCACGTTTCCCCGGGACTCTCCAGGACTTTTTGATAATCAAGCACCTTTACTGCTGGAGGACAACTTTGATTTCAAGCCGTATGACACCATCTTTAGCTCCTGGCAAACCGGGACCCCTGACTTTCACATGCTTGCTGAATTACCTCCCATGATGACTGGGCCTAGAGTTCAGGTGTTCTGCGACAGGTCTCAGCTAATCTTGCTAGTTGATAAAAGGTCCAATGGTGTCGCACTGACTGCAGACGAGATACAGTTGGGTGATGGCTGCTACAGCAACAGAGAGCTATCAAACCACTTTATCTTTGTTTATGGCTACGATCAGTGTGGAACAACTCATGTG ATGCAGAACGGCTTGAAGATGTTCACCAACTCCCTCCACTTGAATCTCAAGAAACGCCGTCCCACTTGGTGGCAAATTCCTGCCACATTGCACATCTCCTGTGCCCCTAAAAG gtcttATGATGATCCAAACTACTCTGCTTCACCTGCACTTCCAGAGAATGATAAGAGCTTTAACATAAAAATCATGAATC CATCCTGGACCAGCTCTTCAGAGTCTAATGTCTATGAGAGGGGACAGCTTCTCAACATCCAGGTTTCTACCCAACCCAGACCTGGTCAGCAGCTTTTCATTCAGTCATGCTTTCTCTCTACGTCCCCTGATCCTCAGACTAGATCCAAGCATGCAGTGATAATGAATAAAGG GTGCACGGCCTCCGCTTCTCTTCATGCTGTTGTACAATTTGTGGCCTCTGAGAGAGCAGATAGGGTTAATTTTGTACTGAACACCTCTTATTTAATTTCTGAG TATTACATCCACTGTAATGTGCTCACCTCAGACCAGGGAGTCACTTCAGGCTCCAAATCTTGCAACTACAATGTAATCTACAAAAG aTGGGAGGAGCTGAGTGGGgatgtaggtgtgtgtgagtgctgtaGATCAAAGTGTAGAGGCCTATCAGGCAAACGCCTTTCTGAAG ATTCCAAGGCCACTGTCAGCACTGGCCCTCTAGTCTTTGTGGACAAATATGTGTCTGAACAAGCAGTCTCCACCAGTTTCCCTATAACAGAGTCCATGCAGCCTGATGTGTCCCCCAAGACTGAGGATGCCATTGTTTCTGGTGCTTCTGTATCAAGAAGCCAGTTCTCCTCACCCCCACACGGTGTAGTGGTTGTGAACCAGGATCCAGTTGCCAGACTGACCTTTTGGCTTCCTGGACAGATACAAGATACTGAACACAGCCACAATATTGAGTCTCAGTCTGAAGACTATTTGATACATGAGTTAAAGCCAGATTATCTTTTTGAGCTTCCAACCGCAGACGAAGAGCTTCTCTACCCACCCACAAATGAGATCAACGGACTAAGAGAGCTAAAAAGTGACCCTTCTTTGTGGGCTATGAGTTTAGTTGATGGATGGCCACTTCCCCCACAACCAGACAGTCCAGTTATTGTAGAAGAATTGCAGAGAAAAAACAGGCTTGGAAGATCTGGGAGGTTTGACACAGTCGttcaacaaaatgacaacaccCCTGTGTCAGCTGAGATGGACGTAAAAGACATTGAGAACGACTTCAACCAAATCAGAGAAGAGCTGGGTCAAATGCAGGCAGACGCACCTGTGGCGAACCCTGAAGCAACAAATGATGCTCAACCGATGGTCCGCTCAAAAATTCAGCTTTCCAAAGGCGCGGATGGGTCACAGACGCTGAGTTatgaggaagaaataaaaagtaatgaaaGAAAAGGGGTGATCAGAACATGTGGGATGCACTCTTTGAACCAGGGGTCTGGACAGAAGGGACTGTACTCAACATTCCTGGATTTGTTCAG GAGGATGCACAACGCAGAATAA
- the tmem54a gene encoding transmembrane protein 54a gives MVYCGVCCASLKDNKALMKMGLGLVLVGHVNFLLGALVHGAVLRHISILSEPQTLMYAISNVIAIVAGLVGIVGGIMAIVLSKNKKSKILQWILLVFGFLAGLLAAASTLGLLASMVKAIINKGQGLLKCKYDVASSASVTYECPFDPTRVYTTTVVLWAFLVFMSVVEMAFSFHCFAACTSFLYLCPCRKRPTQAKRVQIQRSVEIFKPPVEESETDADADPAERDELLDHNTAVEQSDWL, from the exons ATGGTATATTGCG GAGTATGCTGTGCCAGCCTCAAAGACAACAAAGCCCTGATGAAGATGGGGCTGGGGCTGGTGCTGGTGGGCCATGTTAACTTTCTTCTTGGAGCGCTGGTGCATGGCGCTGTGCTCAGGCACATCTCCATACTGTCTGAGCCCCAGACCCTGATGTACGCAATCTCTAATGTCATTGCTATTGTGGCAGGCTTGGTG GGAATTGTCGGTGGAATAATGGCCATCGTTCTAtccaaaaacaagaaaagcaagATCCTG CAGTGGATCCTGCTGGTTTTCGGCTTCTTAGCAGGTCTCTTAGCAGCTGCCTCTACTTTGGGCTTGTTAGCATCCATGGTAAAGGCCATTATTAATAAAGGACAGGGTCTACTAAAGTGCAAGTACGATGTTGCAAGCTCTGCAAGCGTCACTTACGAATGCCCCTTTGACCCCACCCGTGTCTAT ACAACCACAGTCGTTCTGTGGGCGTTTCTCGTCTTCATGTCTGTGGTGGAAATGGCATTCTCCTTCCACTGCTTTGCTGCCTGCACCTCATTTCTCTACCTCTGCCCGTGCCGAAAGAGGCCGACCCAGGCTAAGAGG GTGCAAATCCAGAGAAGTGTTGAAATTTTCAAACCACCAGTAGAAGAGTCAGAGACAGATGCTGATGCTGACCCCGCAGAGCGGGACGAACTGCTGGACCATAACActgcagtggagcagagtgACTGGCTTTGA